In a single window of the Methylophaga frappieri genome:
- a CDS encoding VWA domain-containing protein: protein MTISYRLRIGLTALFMLVALGLVAAALWLPSVPSDVDIMDGLFVLDVTDSMNVEDAVLDGEKVSRLVWAKEFTRRVFLEMPCGAHAGLAIFSEARALILMNPVEVCRNYNDLMQMLNTIEPSMAWVRSSEVSKAIYTAIRQANEITPKPTIIFMTDGHESPPVHESLFPKFQGTPGEIPGVIVGVGGKDLLPIPKTNEQGVIDGVWDVNDVMHVDVYASSRGDMADANARKPRTEHLSSQKTSHLETLASRVGFGFTSSPQSPERLYKTMRSHAKTRSITIDYDLYAWLSGIAFLLVALIFLPYQWLGNRKN, encoded by the coding sequence ATGACAATTAGCTATCGTTTAAGAATTGGATTAACAGCCTTATTCATGTTGGTTGCTCTAGGCCTTGTTGCTGCAGCACTGTGGCTACCTTCTGTACCAAGTGATGTCGATATAATGGATGGGTTATTCGTACTTGATGTAACCGATAGTATGAACGTTGAGGATGCTGTTTTAGACGGTGAAAAAGTGAGTCGTCTGGTTTGGGCGAAAGAGTTTACGCGGCGAGTCTTTCTGGAAATGCCTTGTGGCGCACATGCAGGCTTGGCGATTTTTAGTGAGGCGCGAGCGTTAATCTTAATGAACCCGGTAGAGGTCTGCCGTAATTACAACGATTTGATGCAGATGTTAAATACGATTGAACCTTCAATGGCTTGGGTGCGTTCAAGCGAAGTTTCAAAAGCCATATACACGGCTATTCGTCAGGCAAACGAGATTACACCAAAGCCGACCATTATTTTTATGACGGATGGGCATGAGTCACCACCAGTTCATGAAAGTTTATTTCCTAAATTCCAGGGGACGCCAGGTGAGATACCCGGTGTAATAGTTGGTGTTGGAGGAAAAGATTTATTGCCGATACCCAAAACCAATGAACAAGGTGTCATTGATGGCGTTTGGGACGTTAATGATGTGATGCATGTTGATGTTTATGCTTCCAGTCGTGGTGATATGGCTGATGCCAACGCCCGAAAACCGCGAACTGAGCATTTATCTTCTCAAAAAACGAGTCATCTGGAAACACTGGCCTCTCGTGTCGGATTTGGTTTTACCTCTTCACCTCAGAGTCCCGAGCGCTTGTACAAAACGATGCGTTCTCATGCTAAAACGCGCTCTATAACCATTGATTATGATTTGTATGCATGGTTGTCTGGCATCGCTTTTTTGTTGGTTGCGCTTATTTTTCTGCCCTATCAATGGTTGGGAAATCGTAAAAATTAA
- a CDS encoding MxaK-like protein produces MSKVLSFVHWMLIFVIIASVVWLISTAALGWQQEQLNRYIADPSLHEATPDNPRAYSAKAAQLVKDMETEKALENLTLALGFSNYQALPEVYYNRGNINLRKALSMSSADGRLLPLIELAKQDYRSALQLNADLWEARYNLEVALRIVPEDPDLESDFEKNEISSQRSIESKAFKIDLP; encoded by the coding sequence ATGAGTAAAGTACTGAGTTTCGTACATTGGATGTTAATTTTTGTCATTATCGCTAGCGTGGTTTGGTTAATCAGTACGGCAGCGTTAGGTTGGCAACAGGAGCAACTTAACCGTTATATCGCGGACCCCAGTCTCCATGAGGCGACACCGGATAACCCGAGAGCCTATTCCGCCAAAGCGGCTCAATTAGTTAAAGACATGGAAACGGAAAAAGCGTTGGAGAATCTGACACTGGCATTAGGTTTTTCAAACTATCAGGCTTTGCCTGAAGTTTATTACAACCGTGGAAATATTAATTTGCGCAAGGCACTTTCAATGAGTTCGGCGGATGGCCGCTTGCTTCCTTTGATTGAATTGGCGAAACAAGATTACCGGTCAGCTTTGCAACTAAATGCGGACCTTTGGGAGGCGCGGTATAACCTCGAAGTAGCATTAAGAATAGTACCTGAAGATCCTGACTTGGAAAGTGATTTTGAAAAAAATGAAATTAGCAGCCAACGCTCGATCGAAAGTAAAGCTTTTAAGATAGATTTACCATGA
- a CDS encoding vWA domain-containing protein — protein MMLFGLQWDAAYWLLLLPLALLPWFNHNLDKTVAWVSLVPNDPVSRFISIFLKSMTTLAMASLLLALAAPEVPEKKVERLGEGAEIVLLLDRSRSMDDPFAVKTQAAAVSVGGDNSKRRIAKDYLTEFVRKRPDDRFGFVFFSTKSVNLLPLTYSKDATLATIAANALGKGLSDTNMADALLSSAKMFENQTYRGSRIVLLVSDGGQQLSEQAKTEIAALYQQENLSIYWIYLKSRVEMSLEPKPGESALWSDIPERKLHDFFQSIDVPYRAFEAGSLKSFADALDEIDRQQYQPLLVQETLPHEPKSDVFLWLALFALLILAASHTYSYWGVQKAHE, from the coding sequence ATGATGCTGTTCGGATTACAGTGGGATGCTGCGTATTGGTTATTACTTTTACCGTTAGCGCTTCTCCCTTGGTTTAATCATAATCTTGATAAAACGGTTGCCTGGGTATCTTTGGTTCCCAATGATCCTGTTTCACGGTTTATCAGTATTTTCTTAAAAAGTATGACAACACTAGCGATGGCTAGCTTACTGCTGGCTTTAGCCGCGCCAGAAGTGCCAGAAAAAAAAGTAGAACGGTTAGGTGAAGGCGCTGAGATTGTCCTGTTACTGGATCGAAGTCGAAGCATGGATGATCCTTTTGCCGTGAAAACGCAAGCGGCTGCGGTAAGCGTGGGAGGGGATAACTCAAAGCGTCGGATAGCGAAAGATTACCTGACCGAGTTTGTTCGCAAGCGACCAGATGACCGTTTTGGTTTCGTTTTCTTCAGCACTAAATCCGTTAATTTACTACCTCTCACCTACAGTAAAGACGCTACGCTTGCCACAATAGCCGCTAATGCTCTTGGGAAAGGATTATCAGACACAAACATGGCTGATGCTTTATTAAGTTCAGCCAAAATGTTTGAGAACCAAACGTATCGTGGTTCACGAATTGTTTTATTAGTTTCTGATGGTGGGCAACAGCTCAGTGAGCAAGCCAAAACAGAAATTGCGGCACTATATCAGCAGGAAAACCTAAGCATTTATTGGATATACCTCAAATCACGCGTTGAAATGTCTTTAGAGCCAAAGCCAGGAGAAAGTGCGCTTTGGAGTGATATACCAGAGAGAAAACTACACGATTTTTTTCAATCTATAGACGTGCCTTATCGAGCCTTTGAGGCAGGCTCATTAAAGAGCTTTGCTGACGCGCTGGATGAAATTGATCGCCAACAGTATCAGCCTTTGCTGGTTCAAGAAACCTTGCCACATGAGCCAAAAAGTGACGTTTTTTTATGGTTAGCACTGTTTGCGTTATTAATTTTGGCGGCATCGCACACATATAGTTATTGGGGGGTCCAGAAAGCGCATGAGTAA
- a CDS encoding DUF58 domain-containing protein: MVTKPSNLPMQEFFYRFPDKVFGHIPGAHSGSAMGSGDRFAGFADLFDYPDPRRLDLRASIRSQAIDSTQHDQHRWLVRRYQQRSSITLWLLADMSQSMVLATANKKRLAELAQMIAYSAIGLGDQFAMTGFDHVWRQDVSIMPTRQRSMPAFAADKILRSNQALKPGAEGMLNAAGVINSKRALVFLVSDFCCDVSLVERTLRKLAHFTVIPIVWQHDDVDLFPSHAGWTETRDAETGQRHSVWMRPSLRKRWLNQRMSHFAKLDACFRRYQFKPLYVRDTVSPQQLTAYFFAMKKS; encoded by the coding sequence ATGGTGACAAAGCCATCAAACCTGCCGATGCAGGAATTTTTCTATCGGTTTCCGGATAAAGTGTTTGGTCATATTCCTGGCGCACATAGCGGTTCAGCGATGGGAAGCGGAGATCGGTTCGCGGGTTTTGCCGACTTGTTTGATTATCCAGATCCGCGACGACTGGATTTACGGGCGAGTATTCGTAGTCAAGCCATAGACTCAACGCAACATGACCAGCATCGTTGGTTGGTTCGCCGTTATCAGCAACGATCCTCAATTACCTTGTGGTTGTTAGCGGACATGAGTCAATCAATGGTTTTAGCCACAGCAAATAAAAAACGTCTGGCAGAGTTGGCGCAAATGATTGCTTACAGTGCTATTGGTTTGGGCGATCAGTTCGCTATGACCGGGTTTGACCATGTGTGGAGACAGGATGTCTCAATTATGCCCACCAGACAACGCAGTATGCCAGCATTTGCAGCAGACAAAATTCTTAGGTCGAATCAAGCGTTGAAGCCTGGTGCAGAGGGCATGTTGAATGCTGCTGGGGTCATTAATAGCAAGCGCGCCCTGGTATTTTTAGTATCGGATTTTTGCTGTGATGTGTCGTTGGTAGAACGGACTTTACGTAAATTGGCACATTTTACGGTTATCCCAATTGTATGGCAGCACGATGACGTAGATCTGTTTCCTTCTCATGCCGGGTGGACAGAAACACGGGATGCGGAAACGGGTCAGCGACATAGTGTGTGGATGAGACCAAGTTTGCGCAAGCGTTGGCTAAATCAACGCATGTCACATTTTGCCAAGTTGGATGCCTGCTTTAGGCGGTATCAATTCAAACCACTTTATGTTCGAGATACCGTGTCGCCACAACAGCTTACGGCATATTTTTTTGCTATGAAAAAGTCTTAG
- a CDS encoding AAA family ATPase produces the protein MIGLQQLESARQQALSLEQAINQVVIGQEEAVRLIMVALHARGHVLLEGGVGVGKTTILRAFSRALGGAFGRIEGSVDLMPNDLLYSAWVDADGKPVIDPGPLIAHGEETAVFFFNEINRARPQVQSLLLRAMAERSVEAFGKEYLFPHMVVFADRNAVEKEETFELSAAARDRFLFEISISRPRDDAQRRKLIFDPAFHDVNQLLENIEPALVDYKALNEVDRLIQKSIYVSTEIENYVVKLWDASWQPHQYGIEMADIFIEDLVVAGASVRGMSAMVRAAKVCAWLAGREHVLPDDIHAVLLPTMTHRVFLTPVYESRREQIMPEFVTALRDKIATP, from the coding sequence ATGATCGGTTTGCAACAACTTGAATCAGCAAGGCAGCAAGCGTTATCGCTTGAGCAGGCCATAAATCAAGTGGTGATTGGGCAGGAGGAAGCGGTTCGATTAATCATGGTGGCCCTGCATGCGCGAGGACATGTATTGCTTGAAGGGGGAGTCGGTGTTGGTAAAACAACCATTTTACGTGCATTTTCACGCGCATTAGGCGGTGCCTTTGGTCGCATCGAAGGCAGTGTTGACTTAATGCCTAATGATTTACTCTATAGTGCGTGGGTAGATGCAGATGGCAAACCTGTCATCGATCCGGGACCACTGATTGCGCATGGCGAAGAAACGGCCGTGTTTTTCTTTAATGAAATTAATCGTGCTCGCCCTCAGGTCCAATCATTATTGCTTCGTGCAATGGCAGAACGGAGTGTTGAGGCGTTTGGTAAAGAATATCTTTTCCCGCATATGGTCGTTTTTGCTGATCGGAATGCAGTAGAAAAAGAAGAGACGTTTGAACTCAGCGCCGCGGCGCGGGATCGTTTTTTGTTTGAAATTAGCATTAGTCGGCCACGAGATGATGCGCAACGTCGCAAGCTGATTTTTGATCCTGCTTTCCATGACGTAAATCAATTACTAGAAAACATAGAGCCGGCGTTAGTAGATTACAAGGCGCTCAATGAGGTTGATCGACTCATTCAAAAATCTATTTATGTTTCAACTGAAATTGAAAACTATGTGGTGAAACTTTGGGATGCAAGTTGGCAGCCGCATCAGTATGGCATTGAAATGGCCGATATATTTATTGAAGATTTGGTTGTCGCAGGTGCAAGCGTACGAGGTATGTCCGCTATGGTAAGAGCCGCTAAAGTATGCGCTTGGTTGGCCGGTCGTGAGCATGTTTTACCTGATGATATTCATGCCGTCTTGCTTCCTACCATGACCCATCGCGTATTTTTAACGCCAGTATATGAAAGTCGGCGCGAACAAATCATGCCGGAATTCGTAACAGCTTTGCGCGATAAAATTGCGACACCTTAA
- a CDS encoding sensor histidine kinase codes for MNLQRQLLIRMVFIALLCVFGSGYFVLYQTNQQALFEAKETAKRVEHQFKNQLLEMFQRYDFNRSFPDQALWQQIKSVPGSCIQFLSRTQSRERNLCNAALSEIKFPYWFGKLYQHFFRPVDEVRQPVSFNAIQYGIVLVTLNSQLETTRAWKNLRAVTGVMTVTLLILCLFIFLVFQRLLRPAKQIVNGLEKMREGQLHYQLPDFEINEWKQTSSAINALAKSQLDILRENRRLTLKLMNTQEDERRYIARELHDEFAQCLAGINATTASMRMSVKDSSSSIRAELDSINQITEHMMTALRSLLIRLRPVEVDEIGLRASLQKLIKSWQQRSVDQIEIKLLLSANLEELPDPLPINIYRIIQEALTNIAKHANATQVDIVIDQTLDQQLSMVIKDNGQNVQADIQPGMGLLGINERVDALGGTSKVFCDTDGGFIMHITLPLHQLQETP; via the coding sequence ATGAATCTACAACGTCAGCTGTTGATTCGCATGGTATTTATCGCATTACTCTGCGTATTTGGTAGCGGTTATTTCGTGCTCTACCAAACGAATCAGCAAGCTTTATTTGAAGCAAAAGAAACCGCTAAAAGAGTTGAACATCAATTCAAAAATCAGTTGCTGGAAATGTTTCAACGTTATGACTTCAATCGTTCATTTCCAGATCAAGCCTTATGGCAACAGATCAAAAGTGTGCCGGGATCCTGCATACAATTTTTATCGCGTACACAAAGCCGGGAAAGGAATCTCTGTAACGCCGCACTAAGCGAAATAAAGTTTCCATACTGGTTTGGCAAGCTGTACCAACACTTTTTTCGACCGGTTGATGAAGTCAGACAACCGGTCAGCTTTAATGCCATACAATACGGTATCGTTTTGGTTACTTTAAATTCACAGCTAGAAACCACCCGGGCATGGAAAAATTTACGTGCTGTCACTGGCGTGATGACCGTGACTTTATTGATCCTGTGTTTGTTTATTTTTTTAGTTTTTCAACGTCTGCTTCGTCCGGCCAAACAAATTGTCAACGGCCTCGAAAAAATGCGCGAAGGTCAACTCCATTATCAGTTACCAGATTTTGAGATCAATGAGTGGAAACAAACCAGTTCAGCCATTAATGCTCTCGCCAAAAGCCAGCTCGATATTCTGCGTGAAAATAGGCGCTTAACATTAAAGCTGATGAATACTCAGGAGGATGAACGCCGCTATATCGCTCGTGAGCTTCATGATGAATTTGCCCAATGTTTAGCTGGCATTAATGCAACCACAGCAAGTATGCGAATGAGTGTCAAAGATAGTTCGTCATCAATTCGCGCCGAGTTAGATAGTATCAACCAAATCACTGAACACATGATGACAGCGCTCAGAAGTTTATTAATACGACTTAGGCCTGTCGAAGTGGATGAAATCGGTTTACGGGCAAGCCTGCAAAAACTAATTAAAAGCTGGCAACAACGTAGCGTTGATCAAATTGAGATAAAGTTACTTCTCTCTGCAAATCTTGAAGAACTCCCAGATCCCTTACCCATAAACATCTACCGAATCATTCAGGAAGCATTAACCAACATTGCCAAGCACGCCAATGCAACACAAGTCGATATTGTCATCGACCAAACCTTGGATCAACAGCTATCAATGGTCATCAAAGACAATGGACAAAATGTTCAAGCAGACATACAGCCAGGAATGGGCTTACTTGGTATAAATGAACGTGTTGATGCATTAGGTGGCACAAGTAAAGTTTTTTGTGACACTGACGGCGGATTTATAATGCATATAACACTCCCGCTACATCAATTGCAGGAGACGCCATGA
- a CDS encoding response regulator, giving the protein MSPIRILLIDDHAIVREGYRALLEKQPQFHVVAEADNAQKAYQLFQSIHPDIVILDISLPGQSGLEAIKRIRQFDNNARVIVFSMHQNPSFAIQATRAGALGYITKSSDPTLLIRSIFDVLENKVSLSPDIAQALAIEKLGHNQMRLDDLTVREFEILRLLLEARPHHQIGEMLNISTKTVSNAHYIIKRKLDVNSDIELTRLAIRMRLLDLRELINEADESN; this is encoded by the coding sequence ATGAGCCCCATTCGCATCCTTTTAATAGATGATCATGCCATCGTGCGAGAAGGTTACCGAGCTTTATTAGAAAAACAGCCACAATTTCATGTTGTTGCTGAAGCCGACAATGCGCAAAAAGCGTATCAGCTTTTTCAATCCATTCATCCCGATATTGTCATTCTGGATATTTCGCTTCCAGGCCAAAGTGGTTTAGAAGCAATAAAACGTATCCGGCAGTTTGATAATAACGCGCGTGTCATTGTTTTCAGTATGCATCAAAATCCAAGCTTTGCTATCCAAGCAACAAGGGCTGGTGCATTAGGTTACATAACGAAAAGTAGCGATCCAACCCTACTCATTCGAAGTATTTTTGACGTCCTAGAAAATAAGGTCAGTCTTAGTCCTGATATTGCACAAGCACTCGCAATAGAAAAGTTGGGACATAACCAGATGAGGCTTGACGACCTGACAGTGAGAGAGTTTGAGATTTTACGTTTGCTTTTAGAGGCGCGGCCTCATCATCAAATTGGCGAAATGCTGAATATCAGCACTAAAACTGTTTCAAATGCCCATTACATCATTAAGCGAAAACTTGATGTAAATAGCGATATTGAACTTACCCGCCTCGCCATTCGCATGAGGCTATTAGACCTTCGCGAATTAATTAACGAGGCAGATGAGTCCAACTAG
- the ahpF gene encoding alkyl hydroperoxide reductase subunit F, whose translation MLDAKIAEQLKTYLQNLKRPVHLLASLNATQKAQEMRELLVEIADMSDFITLDDSDNNARQPSFRVKQPEGHEQIRFAGIPMGHEFTSLVLALLHVGGHPMKTEPEVIEQIRHLEGDLHFETYISLSCQNCPEVVQALNLMAAINPKISHTMIDGALFQEDVTEKQIMAVPTVYLNNKQFAQGRTSLAEIIGKLDTGAVKREAEKISQKDPFDVLIIGGGPAGASASIYASRKGIRTGIVAERFGGQVMDTLAIENFISVKATEGPQLVAALEEHVKDYDVDVMNLQRASKLRQKDKMITVELESGATLTSKSVIVATGARWRELGVPGEAEYRGHGVAYCPHCDGPLFKGKHVSVIGGGNSGVEAAIDLAGIVGHVTLLEYNDQLKADAVLQKKLHSLDNVTVLIGAQTREITGADNKVNGLNYEDRATGESHHLEVAGVFVQIGLLPNTDFLKDTLSLSKYGEIEIDAHGATSMPGVFAAGDVTTIPYKQIIMAMGEGARAALGAFDYLIRTDFDDKDKAA comes from the coding sequence ATGTTAGATGCAAAAATTGCGGAACAATTAAAAACCTATTTGCAAAATTTGAAGCGTCCAGTCCATTTGCTGGCGTCTCTCAATGCCACTCAAAAAGCGCAGGAAATGCGTGAATTACTGGTAGAAATTGCAGATATGTCCGATTTTATTACACTGGATGACAGTGATAATAACGCACGTCAGCCATCTTTCCGGGTTAAACAACCAGAGGGGCACGAGCAAATCCGCTTTGCTGGTATTCCGATGGGACACGAGTTTACGTCATTGGTTTTGGCTTTACTGCATGTCGGTGGCCATCCGATGAAGACCGAGCCTGAAGTTATCGAACAAATACGTCATCTCGAAGGCGATTTGCACTTCGAGACTTATATTTCGCTGTCTTGCCAGAATTGCCCTGAAGTTGTTCAGGCGCTGAATTTAATGGCGGCGATTAATCCCAAGATCAGCCACACCATGATTGATGGTGCGCTGTTCCAAGAAGACGTGACCGAAAAGCAAATCATGGCGGTGCCGACGGTTTACCTGAATAACAAACAGTTTGCTCAGGGTCGCACGAGTCTGGCGGAAATTATCGGCAAACTGGATACGGGTGCAGTTAAGCGGGAAGCAGAAAAAATCAGTCAGAAAGATCCGTTTGATGTGTTAATCATCGGCGGCGGTCCGGCAGGTGCTTCCGCGTCCATTTATGCTTCGCGTAAAGGCATTCGAACCGGTATTGTTGCTGAGCGCTTCGGTGGTCAGGTGATGGACACGCTCGCTATCGAAAACTTTATTTCGGTCAAGGCCACTGAAGGGCCGCAATTAGTTGCGGCGCTGGAAGAGCATGTGAAAGATTATGATGTGGATGTGATGAATCTGCAGCGTGCTAGTAAGCTGCGTCAGAAAGATAAAATGATCACCGTGGAACTGGAAAGCGGTGCGACATTGACCAGTAAATCGGTGATTGTGGCCACAGGTGCGCGCTGGCGGGAGCTCGGTGTACCAGGTGAGGCGGAATATCGTGGTCACGGCGTTGCCTACTGCCCGCACTGTGATGGTCCGTTATTTAAGGGCAAGCACGTGTCGGTTATTGGTGGTGGTAATTCTGGCGTAGAAGCAGCCATTGATCTGGCAGGTATTGTGGGTCATGTCACTTTGCTCGAGTACAACGATCAATTGAAGGCAGACGCAGTCTTGCAGAAAAAACTGCACAGTCTGGATAATGTCACGGTGCTGATTGGGGCTCAAACTCGTGAAATTACGGGTGCGGACAACAAAGTCAATGGCTTGAACTATGAAGATCGGGCAACCGGTGAAAGCCATCATCTGGAAGTCGCCGGCGTGTTCGTCCAGATTGGTTTATTGCCAAATACCGACTTTTTGAAAGACACGTTGTCATTGAGCAAATATGGCGAAATCGAAATTGATGCGCATGGTGCCACCTCAATGCCGGGTGTATTTGCTGCAGGGGATGTCACTACCATTCCATACAAGCAGATTATTATGGCAATGGGCGAAGGTGCACGAGCAGCATTAGGGGCTTTTGATTATCTGATTCGCACCGACTTTGACGACAAAGACAAAGCCGCATAA
- the ahpC gene encoding alkyl hydroperoxide reductase subunit C yields MSTLINTAIKPFKATAYHNGEFIPVSDADLKGKWSVVFFYPADFTFVCPTELGDLADYYDQLQEMGVEVYSVSTDTHFTHKAWHDASETIKKIKFPMIGDPTGVISRNFEVMIEEDGLALRGTFVMDPEGSIKVCEVHDLGIGRSAKELVRKIQAAQYVASHDGEVCPASWQPGEETLSPSLDLVGKI; encoded by the coding sequence ATGTCAACGTTAATTAATACAGCGATTAAGCCATTTAAAGCCACGGCTTACCATAATGGTGAATTCATTCCGGTCAGTGATGCTGATCTGAAGGGCAAATGGTCAGTGGTATTCTTCTACCCAGCTGACTTCACCTTTGTTTGTCCAACCGAATTGGGTGATCTGGCAGATTATTATGACCAGCTTCAGGAAATGGGCGTAGAAGTGTACTCGGTTTCAACGGATACTCACTTCACACATAAAGCTTGGCATGATGCTTCTGAAACGATTAAGAAGATCAAATTCCCTATGATCGGCGACCCAACCGGTGTAATTAGTCGTAACTTTGAAGTCATGATTGAAGAAGATGGTCTGGCACTTCGCGGTACGTTTGTGATGGATCCAGAAGGATCTATCAAAGTATGTGAAGTCCATGATCTGGGCATTGGCCGCAGTGCAAAAGAGCTGGTTCGTAAAATTCAAGCCGCTCAGTATGTGGCATCACATGATGGTGAAGTTTGCCCAGCTTCTTGGCAGCCAGGTGAAGAGACGCTTTCTCCTTCACTGGATCTGGTCGGCAAAATCTAA
- the bioA gene encoding adenosylmethionine--8-amino-7-oxononanoate transaminase, with protein MTQSDNLAFDAAHLWHPYSSVTQPPLLHEVVSASGVYLNLADGRRVIDGMSSWWSAIHGYNHPRLNQAAKDQIDKMAHVMFGGLTHDPAVSLARRLIDLTDPALDYVFLADTGSVSVEVAIKMALQYWIAQGKSQRHTLLTVRGGYHGDTFGAMSVCDPVNGMHSHFSGVLAKQIFAPPPQCGSDEDWHERDIEPVRALIAQHHDTMAAVIIEPLVQGAGGMRFYSAHYLKALRQLCDEYGLLLIFDEIATGFGRTGHLFAYQAADVVPDILCLGKALTGGYMTLAATLCSQQVATGISADGQGVLMHGPTFMGNPLACRVACESIDLLLASDWQQSVQSISAQLQSDLAPLAKQDLVKDVRVKGAIGVVELTVPLDPHMDWLPAFIVDQGVWIRPFRHLIYIMPPYIINTQQLRVLTHAIAQIVAAVSEKESST; from the coding sequence ATGACTCAGTCTGATAACCTTGCGTTTGATGCCGCGCATTTATGGCATCCATACAGCAGTGTCACCCAGCCGCCGTTACTTCACGAAGTTGTTTCTGCATCCGGTGTTTACCTCAACCTCGCTGATGGTCGGCGAGTGATTGATGGCATGTCATCCTGGTGGTCTGCCATTCATGGGTACAACCATCCCCGTTTGAATCAAGCCGCCAAAGACCAAATCGATAAAATGGCGCACGTCATGTTTGGTGGTTTAACCCATGATCCTGCGGTCAGTCTCGCACGTCGTTTGATCGATCTGACGGATCCCGCATTAGACTATGTTTTCCTCGCTGATACCGGATCGGTTTCTGTTGAAGTTGCAATAAAAATGGCCTTGCAATACTGGATTGCGCAGGGTAAATCACAACGCCATACCTTATTGACCGTCCGTGGTGGTTATCATGGCGATACTTTTGGTGCTATGTCAGTTTGTGATCCTGTCAATGGTATGCACAGCCACTTTTCTGGTGTGTTAGCGAAACAGATTTTTGCACCACCGCCGCAGTGCGGCAGCGACGAGGATTGGCATGAGCGTGATATTGAACCGGTTCGTGCATTAATTGCACAGCATCACGACACCATGGCAGCAGTGATTATTGAGCCTTTGGTACAAGGCGCTGGTGGTATGCGGTTTTACTCTGCTCACTATTTGAAAGCGCTACGTCAACTCTGTGACGAGTATGGCTTGCTATTGATATTTGATGAAATTGCCACCGGTTTTGGCCGAACCGGTCATCTTTTTGCCTATCAAGCGGCTGACGTTGTGCCGGATATTCTCTGTCTTGGTAAGGCGTTAACAGGCGGCTATATGACGCTGGCGGCAACTTTATGCAGCCAGCAAGTGGCAACAGGTATCTCGGCAGATGGTCAAGGCGTTTTGATGCATGGGCCGACGTTTATGGGCAATCCTTTAGCGTGTCGGGTGGCTTGTGAAAGTATCGATCTGCTTTTGGCATCCGACTGGCAACAATCGGTTCAGTCGATTTCAGCCCAGTTGCAATCTGATTTAGCGCCTTTGGCCAAGCAAGATTTGGTTAAAGATGTTCGTGTTAAAGGCGCTATCGGCGTCGTTGAATTGACTGTGCCATTAGACCCACATATGGATTGGTTACCAGCATTTATTGTGGATCAGGGGGTCTGGATCCGTCCTTTTCGTCATCTTATCTACATTATGCCGCCTTATATTATCAACACGCAGCAATTGCGGGTACTGACCCATGCGATCGCGCAAATTGTTGCTGCGGTTTCTGAGAAAGAATCATCAACCTGA
- a CDS encoding HesB/IscA family protein: protein MTIKLTEAAVKRVRDMVMKRGSGVGLRIGVVKSGCSGFSYALDYAEEVTSDDEVIAQGDVKVVIDKASLPMLEGMELDFVREGLNQSFKFRNPNVTSECGCGESFSVTK from the coding sequence ATGACTATTAAACTGACAGAAGCAGCGGTTAAACGGGTTAGAGACATGGTCATGAAGCGGGGCAGTGGTGTCGGGCTGCGCATAGGCGTGGTTAAAAGCGGTTGCTCTGGCTTTAGCTACGCGTTGGATTACGCAGAAGAAGTCACCAGCGATGATGAAGTCATTGCTCAAGGTGATGTGAAAGTAGTGATAGATAAAGCAAGTCTGCCGATGCTCGAGGGAATGGAACTGGACTTTGTTCGAGAAGGGCTTAACCAGAGCTTTAAATTTCGTAATCCGAACGTCACCTCAGAGTGCGGTTGCGGTGAAAGTTTTAGCGTCACCAAGTAA